The genomic DNA cgtggaattccattattttaacattttgtgcttcaggcaaggaggtcctaatcgtcaaattcgtaaaaattgaaatattgtataattcaaacaataaaaaacaaaagaaatagtgagtgagtgacatcatcgactctctcatttggatgtaactggcttgttcatataactattttgttgaaaataagcgaaactttgaaatgtcataactttcttattttacatccgattttgatgaaattttcagcattgtgcttgtctgatttttgtctcacctgcgaagcagagtgagactataggcgccgcttttccgacggcggcggcggcgtcaacatcaaatcttaacctgaggttaagtttttgaaatgacatcataacttagaaagtatatggacctagttcatgaaacttggccataaggttaatcaagtattactgaacatcctatcaaagtttcatgtcacatgaccaaggtcaaaggtcatttagggtcaatgaacttagaccatgttggaggaatcaacattgaaatcttaacctgaggttaagtttttgaaatgtcatcataacttagaaaatatatggacctagttcatgaaacttggacataaggttaatcaagtatcactgaacatcctgcatgagtttcacgtcacatgaccaaggtcaaaggtcatttagggtcaatgaactttggccgaattggggatatctgttgaattcccttcataactttgaaagtttatggatctgattcatgaaacttggacataatagtaatcaagcatcactgaatattttgtgcaagtttcaggtctcatgattaaggtcaaaggtcatttagggtcaatgaactttggccaaatcgggggtatctgttgaattaccatcataactttgaaagtttattagtctagttcattaaacttggacatatgagtaatcaaatatcactgaacatcctgtgcgcgtttcaggtcacatgaccaaggtcaaaggtcaatgaactttggccgaagtgggtgtatcagttgaattaccatcaaaactttgaaagtttatggatctgattcatgaaacttgtacataagagtaatcaagtatcactgaacatcctgtgcgagtttcaggtcacatgatcaaggtcaaaggtcatgtaaggtcaatgaactttggccatgttggtgttttttgttgaataaccatcatatctctgtaagtttattggtctagttcataaaaagtggacataagagtaaccatgtatcactgaacatcttgtgcgagttagagtagtattcaaagtcagcactgctgctatattgaaccgcgtgatgcaggtgagacggccagaggcattccacttgttctctattgattcaaatcaacatttttctgaggtggacttgacctttaaaaagctAGGAGACAACAATATTTGGATTTCAGGGTTTACACAAGCATGAGATATACTCACTGTTCAATCTTCAGTGAAACTGCCAGGTAGTCCACTAAATGGATTGCCAAAAAAACTCTTGTATCCGGTTTTCTATTCAATTTTGCAACTTGAATTTTTACTATATAAAGATCAATAATTACTCTTGGGaatatgtttgttttgaagATAAAATGACTGATTTTGCTTTTTGCCAAAGAACCTTATTGTTGGTTGGAGGTGGTGGGTCACCTATTGACTTTCAGAGGTGCAAGTCTTCAGGCTTTTGCCTAATTTAAGTCTCTGGCAACTTCCCATTCCGGGCTTTCCAATGCTTTATATTTTGCTGCATATGTATGGCCTTTCACAATTGTCCATTCATTTCTGGCTCAGTGAGTAGATCTGACTGACTGACATCCCTTTATTGTCTGTTTAGCAGTTTACATTGATTGAGTATAAAATGCAACAACTTTTCATGTTAGGACTTATATGAACAAGGCAAATTTAACTTTCTGTATGACAAATgtctattttttcccctttctttgcAGCTGTTCAAGAGTGTACTGGAGTACAATGGATCCATGCAGGCGGTGTATCTATACCATGCGCATCATTGAGGTGAATCCATTGACCTCCCCTACGACCCCTCAGGAGATCAACCATACCACAGAACACAGCCCAGGCAGTTATCCCTTCAGCAGGAAGTCCACCTTACAGGATGAGGATGATACAGACCTCCTCACTGATGCTCTCATGGAAGCCACAAAGGAGAGCAACGAAGCTGCAATGGCTCTTGATCAGGTTGCGGCACTTCTTGCAGGGTCTCAGACGGTCAGTGAGATCCAGAATGCAGCGGATGCACTGGCCGCAACGTCTTCGCTGTTTGAGATGGATGATGGTATCCTAGATTCCTTGAACCTTGATGCGAATCTGAATTCTGGTCTAGACAGCGATGGCATCATGGACATGATGGCTGATCTTGGCAACCTTGATGGTCTGAACTCCGATGGAGACTTGGGCGAGTTATCTGAGGCTGGAGAAAAGCTCCTACCAACGGATAAACCTGAGTTGCTTCCACCAGGAGATTCTGCAAGTTTGGACATGGTGGATTTAGTTTCAGACGCGGGTAAAGATCTGCAAGGAGAAACCAGTACCCCTCCTGTAGAAGCACCTCAAACTGCCAAGTCAGATATGCCATCTGGTTCTAAAGAAATGCATACTCCTGAATTAAACATGGACATGGTTGAAAAATCTGAAGAAGTAGGAGTGGAGGGAAGCATTGACCACAATGTAGATATCACTGAAACTTTGGCTGATGTAAGAAacaatgatgatattgaaaagTCAAGTGATCCAAGCATTTCTGTTACTGTGGATGAGCATGCAGAGGTTAAAAGACCAGATTCACCATTAATCAGCCCCCAAAAGGTGCCATATGTGAAGTTAGTAGACATCAAGGACAAGCAGTTGGCCTCTATTGTCACATCAGATTCTTCAGAATTTTCTGATACTTTAGATGCTTCTCACACCTCTGTGCCAGTAGATGACCAGACTGAGGTAAGAAGACCAGAATCGCCTTTGATTAGCCCAAAGAAGGTGCCCATTTTGAAGTTAGTGAAACTTCCTTTGGAAGAACATGAAAAGAACTATACAGAGTCTGAAGACGGCTCTTCAGAAGCAACCTCAGAAATCTCTAGGAGCACAACACCTTGTTCTAGCAGCAGGAACTCTTTCGATAATCCTCAAACTTCTGGTGTTTTGTCAGAAAGTGTACCCCAAGCACCTGATCAACCGGGAAGTGATCCTGGAACAAGCCAAATTTTGGCACTTCCTTCACTCTCCATCAGTCCAAGTGGTGAGGACTCATCGTCAAGTGATCAACCGTGGGATGAAAGCCCTGAGGTCATGGACTTAAAGGAAAAATGTGATAACTCAAAACTTTCCAGAGAAGGAAATGTTCCTGGTCTTGCCAACTGTGATTCAGAACAAATTCCAGTCACCAAGGATCTTGCAGATGAATCCAATGATGTTAGAACTGTCCAGAATGATGGACTTATAGACCAAATAGATCATTCTTCCCGTACAACTCCAGAGAGAATGGAAGCTTGTTCCACTTCAAGTGTCGTACCTGAAGCATCATGTGAAGAACCTGTCAGGGAGGCAACCTCAGAAATGACTGTTCGTGCCCATCCGGAAATTAGAGAAAGCACCCCTGTAAATGAACAAACAATTACGGAAACTGATGTACTGGAGAGTGTCTGCCAAAACAAAGAGCCTCTTAAGCTCACTGAAGGAAAATGTGATGTTCCAGAAAACCCAGAATTCCTTGTTCAACAACAACACATGGACATTGAAATTACTCCTGAAGGTAACTTAACAGATGATGAAGCTGCGACTAACATCCCCAGCTTGAGTATCAACAAAGAGACTCTTGAAGAAGTTAAAACAAGTGAAGATGGCAGTAATATACCTGACTGCTCCGCAATCATTCATATTGCCGAGCCAGAAGAACCAAGGGATACTGAAAAAGATTGTATAGATGGAGCTCAGGACCAAGCAGATGGGCATGGGTTAAAGATGGACCTTCCGTCTGTGCAGGCTGATGTCGATGGGTCTGAAGAGACGAATGAGGCAGAAATACCTTTAGGAGATGCCAGTCAGTCATCACTGCAAAGTTCTTCCAAAGAGCAGACATTGGAAACAGGGTTGGTTGATTATTCAGAAGAAAAATCTCCAACTGAACAGACAAAATTGATTGAGGAGACCTCCCTTCCAGTACAGCAACAGAATAATGAAGTTGATATAGTTTCATTTGATGACAAAATAGCTATAGGTGCATTTAATGAGGAGCAGTCCATGTCTAACTTAGATGATACGGTATGTCAACCAGTAGATGGGGTGGAGCCGTCACAGAGTCCAGTCAGAGGAGAAGGTAATTGTACTCGTGATGAAGAAACAAAAGTGGCAAACATTTCCCAAGAGCAAGGACATTCTATTGATGTACTTAGAGAAGATGACTTGCCACCACTTTCTTCAGGAGCAGAGAATGATGGTACTAGTGGTCAAGATGAAAAGGTAGTAAAAATGTCTGGAGAAGAACAAATGCAACACATAGAAATTAATATTATGGATGATTCCTCAGTAGCCCATTGTGTGGGCATAGCAGCTGCTGCTGAACCAAATGCAGAAGATATGTCTGCTCCATCTTCTGTAGAACTTGATACAGATGCCATGGTAGTCGATCAAGATTCCTGCCACAGCACCGTCAGCAAACAAGGAGATGGCCATACTGAAAGTCCTGAAGGAAGACCTGTATTAGAGGATTTGCAAACTAAATCTCCCATACCAGCACAGTCTCATGCAGAACCTGATAGTGACCTCATTGTAGGCACCTCCACTGGCGGCACCCTCGCTGAACCAGCAGATAACCTTCCTGAAGAAGGAACATTTGCACAAGATCCCCTTCATATATCTCCTGTTTCATCTCAATCTCCTGCAGcagatgacaatgatgacatgGTAGTCATATCCACTAGTAGCACCCTCAATGAACGGGCAGATATCCGTACGCAGTCTCCTGGAGAAAGTAGTTCCATATCTCCTGCAGAGCTGGAAATAGATGCTGTGGAAGCCACCTCCATAAGCAGCACATGCAGTAAACAGGATGACAGCCTTACTCATTATCCTGAAGATATTACTGTAGGAATTATTTCATCTCAATCTCCTAAACCAGCTCAAACTTTAACAGAACTGGAGACTGATGTTGTCGTAGACGCCTCCAGTAGCAGCACACTCACTAAACAGACAGATGCCTTTACTCCTCATTCAGAAGAAGAAACATTTGTGCAAGATTCCAAAACTCAGTCTCCTGCAGCAGTTGACTCTGATGCCACGTCAGTCACTCCGACTAGCAGCACCATCAGTAACAATCCAATAACAGTAATCGATTGTCCAGGGGAAAGTGCCGCTGTCTCAGATTCAACAACACAGCCTTCTACTAAACTTAGTGCTGATGTTGTATCAATATCTTCCAACTCAACGAGCAGTGCAGATGTTTTGAACCATTCCAATGGTATCGAGAGGCAAGATTCATATCCAGCATGTTCACCAGGTCCTCATCTGCCTGTCCAAGATGAAAACACACCCAAAGAATCTCTACCAGACAGTTCTGACAATGTTTTGACAGGGTTTCCAGATGATGACAGTTTATCGAACCCTGAAGATGGTTGTCATGAGGTACAAGATTTAAGCAGTGATGAGGAGGTTGAACCCATCCCGAGATTAGAAGAACCAGATCCAAGACTTGGAGACTTGACAAGTTCTCAGTCACCATCTCACGCCTTACAGGAAGACATAACTGGACCTGAAGTTGATACACCAACTGATGTTTACCATGAACTTCCAAAGGACACAAGACAAGATCATTTACAAGAAGAGAATGTGAGCGATGTTAAAAATGTAAACTCTAAAGTGACAGATCTTAGAGAGCCATTGAGGGAACTTGATTCTGGTTGCATTCCTGAACAATCTCCAACATCACTTGTAAATGAGGATAATACATGTTTGAAAATGGCGTCAGCAGAACAAAATGAGAAAGTAGTGGGACATGGGCATACTCATATCAGTACTGGTCATATTCCGGAATTACCAtttgatggtgatagtgatgttTCAGCTTCTGATCCTGTCAAGCATGTAGAAAGAATATTAGAAGACCTTACTGAacacaagacaaaacaaaaggaaacagGTGATTCATCAGAGACATTTGCAGCTGCCCGATTGGTGCAATCTGAAAATAAAGGAATCAATATTGATGACGAAGGGCATTATGAAAACCAAGAGCTCTCACTGAACCACCGCGTTGAAGGCAAAGCTGAAGTCCTTGAAGTCGGTCTCAATTCTAAAAACTTGACAGAAGAATTAAGAATGCAGGGGGTAGGGGAAGAAGATATCATGGGGATAGTTGCATCCCAGAGATCACGATCACAGAATGTCTCAGATGGTACCAAACCGGTGGTGGCTGGCATTAGAACACCTCCAAGACGCCTAAGTTCAGACCCAGAACATGAGTCTATCTTCAAGGCACTTGCATCATCGTTATCAAATTCACTgggaaagaaaaacaacaataatcGGAAGAGTCCTAGAACACAGGAAAGAGAACCTATTCTGTCTGCATTCGCTTCTGATCTTAACTATAGATGTCACAGAGATGCTAAAGAAAGTGATCCTGTCAAGAATGAGTCAAAGAAGACTGAAAATATTGTGTCTCCTACCACATCAAGACATCTGTTTAAGAAGTTTGACAGCCCTAAATTTGCTAATGCTTTCAAGTCTTTCATGGAAACAAAGCAAAAATCTCTGGGGAAGGTAGTAGATGATATGTTAGAAGATAAAGATTTAATTCCTGAAGAAAAGACCGATGAGACTAAGAAAAGGAGAAGCAGCAGGCTCGCAGGCCTTGATCTCTCCTCTGAAAGGTTTCACCATGTGCTGCCAAATGGAGACGACTCGCATTTAGCAGGTTCTCTCAAAAACCCTGATCAGATTAAACGGAGGACACGTCACAGTTCTTCAGATGTTGTGGAAAGTGACGATTCATCCTCAAAATTAGATGTTCTGGATGTTGGTCACAGAGGCAGAAAAAAGTATCCCATGCGAACAACTTCTTCAAGATTACTGAGAATTGCTGACAGCGGGGATACAGACAACCAGGTGTTCTCACAAGAAGAGAATACTATCCCTGATCAAGAATTTCTAGAAGGACAAGATGAAAAAGCTGTTATCAGGAAGTatggtgatggcaatgatggTAAAAGACGGCTGTCCTCAGATGAAATTCTAAAAAGCCCAAGatcaaaccaaagaaaaaggTCCTATCTTGTCAGTCAGCAAGATGAGTTTGTTGGTGAtcaagaggagaaagagaatgAGGCTGTCAAAGGCAGGAGAGAACGTCCGAAGAAATCCATTGATTCTATATGGAGCCCTGAAAAGGAATGCGGGACACTGAATCATATTGAGGCTGAAGAGGTTGAAGGGAGACCAATGAGAACAAGGGGACTCTCCAGGAAATCAAGTTCAAGAATAAAGGAAATCATTGCAGCAGAGCTTGAGGACGATGACGACGAGCAAGAAACAGAGATCGTTcagaagagaggaagaggaaggCCAAGAAAGTATCCCACTCCAGTAGTTCAAAACAAGAACGTAGTTCAAAACAACAGAGGAAGAGGGAGACCGAGGAAGTCTGAATACAATGCTATCGAACAAGGTCTTTCGAGGGAACAAAGTGAAGCTAGAAAACGCGGTAGAGACAGTTCTGGTGGTGATAGAGTGTCTGAAGAGGGAAAACCTGGAGATGAAGCCATGCCTAAAAGGAAACGCACGATGCTCTCGGATCAGCCAACAGAAAAGGATGAAATTCCTGATCCTAATgaatgtggtgatgatgacagcAAGAAGAGAACAAGAAGTGAATTAACAAGTACATCTGATGAGGAGCAACAAGATTCGGAGGAGCAGCTTCCAAGATTGAGGACAAGAAGCTCTGCCAAGAGATTAAAACCTGGAGAGCAGCCTGTAGAAGGTGAAAAAGAAATGGACAGCAACTCGGGTCTTGGCACCCAAGAAAGAGAAATGAATTCCAATAAAGAGTCTGCGGTTACTCCTGGAACCCCTGGAGATGGAATGGAGGGTAGGCACGTTGGTGCATCCAAGCAAGACAGTGCCGTGCCAGACGAGGCAGCAGTGATACAAGGGAAAGTTGCATTGACTGCAGAGCCAGAGCAGTCACAGGAAGTAGATTTCTCCAGTGAGTCTCCGAAGAAGAACCaacattctaaaaaaaaggtGAGAATCTCTGTGAAGATAGATCCTGTGACAGGAGCCATTTCTGATGTTATGACTTGCAGTGATGTTGAGTCAACGGAAGATGATGAGAGCATATCCAATGATCCACCACCACCAAAAATTCTGTCCATTGAAGCTAAATCACCTCAGCCTAAGTTGCCTGTCCAGACACCATGGGATATTTTCAGCAAATCCACTCAGGGAGCTTCTGACCTGCCCAACAATAATCAGAAGATCTTCTGTGTTCAGACCAAGTCCAATACAGGAACAAAGAAGATGATCATTGGCAAAGATGTTACTACAAATGAAGTCATCTATGGGAATGGTCCAAGAAGTGTCAGGAATCCTACAGTGGGCCCAAGGTTCCGGGGACCAAATTTAAACCGTATCCCTGGTGTGCAGCACAATAACACCAGACAGGCAAGGACAAGAGGACCATTCTCAAGAAGTAGTCCAGTTGTGTGGGAGGGCTATACTCTGAAATCTAGTACTGATGCCAAATTAGTCAATGGTCCGGGTGTTTCACAGCAAATAAGTGCCGGTTTGCAATCCTCGTTTCAACAGAAGATACAGGGTAGTGTTGCGAATGTTGCTGGACAGCCCATGTCAATGACTGTACAACCAATGTCCAACGTCATGCCCAATGCTGCTACTAGTGTCCTTTCATCTCATGGAATGCCAACTTCTCAAGGTTTCCAACATCTACCCCGTACAACAGTAGTGGCAACGACCATTGTTAGCACTTCAGGCTCTGCTGATGTCCTGTCGGTGATCACCTCTACAGCTGCTTCTAGTACTCTTACCAGTTCCGCTCAGGAACAATACCTTTCTATCCTTCAAAGGTCATATCAGGGTGCTCAGATGCAGCAAGCCAGTGTTTTATCAGGAATGATGCAACAGTCCTACCCGCAGACAGGTCTGCTCCAAAACCTTGGTATGCCACATAGAGGTGCTGTCAGTCCAGAAGTGACACCATTCATCAACCAAACGCATCCGGCCATCATGGCATCACCAACCCTCCAGACCTTACAGACGATCCTCCAGCAGGCTGGGGTTCAGTCATCCATGGGCCAGATGACACCAAGTGCTTCCTCGCTCACACCCAGTCCCCCTCGTATCATTCCAGTCAGTCCTCTCGTGCCGACCTCCCCATTGGACAACTCCATCTCAGGGCTCATCACCTCACTTTCTCAACCTTTCCCACAACAGCCTGCAGTAGTTCAACTCGATAGTTATAGCGAATCATCTCCATTCCATATTGAGCACTTGTACGCGAGACAGAAGCCTGGTGGAGCCAGCAAGAGACGGAAAACCCCTCATCAGGTCAAGGTCTGGTTCGATTCCTACGGCAATTTGAAGAATGAAGACGATGAAAACGAGGATACACCAAACAATGTCCATAGTCCGTCTCCTGTCAAATCCCCACTGGCCAAATCGCCGCCTGTCAAGTTGCAGTTGGTCAAACCACCATCGGTCAAGTCACCCGTGAGGATGAAGAATCCAACCAACTCGTCAAGGGCACGTGTCAAGAACCCGACCTTCGGTGTGGACGAACCCAGAAGCAGCAAATCTGCGATCAAGATGTCCAAGAAGAAATCCAAAGGTTCTGATGCTTCGTCAAGTTGGAATTCCAGCACCAATTTTGATCCTTTCGCTGGTGAGTAATCCCAGATCATATTTCATACCCTGTGAATTTAttcaaggggaagttcaccctaacaaaaagtttattgtaaaaaaagcagaaaaaataataaaaaatattgccgaaggtttgagaaaaattcatcaaataattaaaaagttattagaatttcaattatttgatttgtgacgtcatatgcgagcagcattcctacatagcgaatggtaaaaaatcaatgaaatgtcattttctcagaaaaatgaaaatggttttcactgtaccttttgtatatcaatagacaaatcatttcacacccgatcatgaatagaaaacaaaattaagtcatcaggaaccatacacaatttgaaattcatgcattttatattacataacacatggggcagctgcttgtttatgacgtcacaaatccaaaactttgaactctaataactttcttactctaacggattttcctcaaaccttcaccaatattttttactattttttctgctatttttacaacaaagttttcttcagggtaaacttcccctttaagccattacatgtaggtcatacATACAGCATAGATTACTGTAATTTACAGATTGTACAGATTTTGGTATGTGTAAACAGGAGAAATAGACAATCTTGTAAATTATATCAGTAGGTTGGTAACACTTTTTTCTAATCATTTCCGGAAAGTCTGTAGCCGTTGCTTTTAAACCTTTATTTACAGTCTTAACAGGTTGATAAATAATATGTTTATGTAGAGCctcatcttgaaaaaaaaagaagcaaagaTGTCATCTCTATTGCATAAACAGCGGCCCCCTCTGCTGCAAATAAATCAGTAAATCCACCCCCTTTAAAAATCTTACATTCTCCTGAATTCACCTTTGAATTAGAATGCATGAATACCTGCAGTTCAGGACAATATTATAGAAATTagaattgacattttaaaggaTGGACcttcttgtcaatttttattcattaatgaatTACATGTGCAGTCAAAGCTGCTTTAGAGAGATCAACTTTTCATCAGGACACCTGTTTATAAAGACTATAGGTTGAATTTCCCCGGAGTGGTATCCCCCATTGAAACTTTTGTGGCAGGAACCTGTTCATAAAG from Lytechinus variegatus isolate NC3 chromosome 8, Lvar_3.0, whole genome shotgun sequence includes the following:
- the LOC121419962 gene encoding uncharacterized protein LOC121419962 → MKKFLYEKEEYIKNIRERAKTPVEKGMPSFRALKRRLKQGLELSDADNERMKLNNKIVNSRWRIAKYKRMLQKAYQDAGKEEDLALLEVKEPSGVELGGDSLSLSPNSRRLLTMGSALYDSQQDAIKKRKKKKKRKTSVELQVGGIPLTREERLKLKKKKKKKKLKGGASEEDKAGIGVGDSGKKDQTLRKKNASSKLLLKAKQRKQKGKGMKLKKSAARKLKLGDASKDEKESPSKLKSILHDKLISPADKTLQDTVSRQMADALEADMSPDQTEASNVNKHQVANEVIVGSVAKSGGPRIKHVCRRASVALGYSPARFEGPLPASQDSLKLSALPIKERKKLFTSDDENSETESGSEGEYPSNEASPRLSARKRKPTAKKRAMDGFINADEEPAFMDMDGADFTAKREPGKVSKLKKVSKQKQEMGFMPMPIVEEANVKRRSRCGVCSACLRKTDCETCSNCLDKPKYGGPGTKKQACIHRKCHNLVKMKMMRMKQMRALSKITNAPPPKPVEKPQKAPAVPKVRPAGARIKRAGGDLPTGLALVPKNKKGQTGDKDEKSDASSKPLRTVKFSKKIPGKHFIKTDFKDDYDMSVAWNRGMVIISSDPMIPRTICYLCGSNGKHDLVYCNVCCEPFHEFCLEEDERPLSGEKENWCCRNCRFCHVCDHQDQLLTCHKCHCSYHAECLGPNYPTKPSKKRKIWVCSRCVKCKSCGATTPGSDPKAQWMHGFSHCQECGKLFEKGNYCPVCKKCYEDDDFESKMMQCADCNRWVHAKCENLSDDQYRILTELPDSVPYRCPPCAKHKPTPWKVEVDEELQAGFVNVLNALYNCKSAGHLIWPNRRFKYMRKIHQGDSRLSSTGPESRESAASPAPSEASSLERETPTPDRGLEASGDGGTSSAQDDVEETYSFRRGRTVRRVLRRRRQQRHAGIAEGAGRGDSEGVDRTLKDEDGLKSESAEVDLVMEAGSEARSVEQIHPVFDRDADRTDDGVEKALPAVHVLDADKCESNVSEDGKIIEEDDALRTKKEQIPDDGSLSLSTISEGNVASSIESVSKHKTQDNVSPDSNVPKDDDNSERTTQPMSSSSEDIPMTSDDTLKSPAVVPTSAAVEDDQKREVQTVSETKDRNDVVLSGPQCADDSSVAESHGTAYQDGSGGTLGESRMDISNPASEGETSAAEEVDIDVECMDVKEEKMDVDEADGGDQISSTEERTEDSITAITGDATGSLEDTAKVASDGALSPKLEKEDADATCTLDLERKDGVVSPAAVPDIDPDIPDAVMEVTTSTQSEQEVCKTPAKVLTIAIGKREEEEEKKDEEIKPTSFQFVKAKMMAGYYKSVEKFCKDCVTIFQASFNQETDLIPGLSKSNVIAKGAFLKIMTQMFPWFNVEETRIWNGDEGYKENGVHQVAVEPPHKDHEYAQWRYRALMPSITAQPSPFKKLPTPRRRHSIIGGDGCSEDDSHIPGIEDVSDPRRCCLCGVMGDDDPNNAGRLLYCGQDEWIHINCALWSAEVFEEVDGSLINVHAAISRGRMMRCEVCNNLGATVGCCSRGCPANFHFMCARSRNAMFQEDKKVYCFQHADKIDKAIMGSDLFGVLRRVCVSLDNMKLNRTFSQGLETKNINVMIGSWSLESLGHLGFLSDTENNLFPLDFACSRVYWSTMDPCRRCIYTMRIIEVNPLTSPTTPQEINHTTEHSPGSYPFSRKSTLQDEDDTDLLTDALMEATKESNEAAMALDQVAALLAGSQTVSEIQNAADALAATSSLFEMDDGILDSLNLDANLNSGLDSDGIMDMMADLGNLDGLNSDGDLGELSEAGEKLLPTDKPELLPPGDSASLDMVDLVSDAGKDLQGETSTPPVEAPQTAKSDMPSGSKEMHTPELNMDMVEKSEEVGVEGSIDHNVDITETLADVRNNDDIEKSSDPSISVTVDEHAEVKRPDSPLISPQKVPYVKLVDIKDKQLASIVTSDSSEFSDTLDASHTSVPVDDQTEVRRPESPLISPKKVPILKLVKLPLEEHEKNYTESEDGSSEATSEISRSTTPCSSSRNSFDNPQTSGVLSESVPQAPDQPGSDPGTSQILALPSLSISPSGEDSSSSDQPWDESPEVMDLKEKCDNSKLSREGNVPGLANCDSEQIPVTKDLADESNDVRTVQNDGLIDQIDHSSRTTPERMEACSTSSVVPEASCEEPVREATSEMTVRAHPEIRESTPVNEQTITETDVLESVCQNKEPLKLTEGKCDVPENPEFLVQQQHMDIEITPEGNLTDDEAATNIPSLSINKETLEEVKTSEDGSNIPDCSAIIHIAEPEEPRDTEKDCIDGAQDQADGHGLKMDLPSVQADVDGSEETNEAEIPLGDASQSSLQSSSKEQTLETGLVDYSEEKSPTEQTKLIEETSLPVQQQNNEVDIVSFDDKIAIGAFNEEQSMSNLDDTVCQPVDGVEPSQSPVRGEGNCTRDEETKVANISQEQGHSIDVLREDDLPPLSSGAENDGTSGQDEKVVKMSGEEQMQHIEINIMDDSSVAHCVGIAAAAEPNAEDMSAPSSVELDTDAMVVDQDSCHSTVSKQGDGHTESPEGRPVLEDLQTKSPIPAQSHAEPDSDLIVGTSTGGTLAEPADNLPEEGTFAQDPLHISPVSSQSPAADDNDDMVVISTSSTLNERADIRTQSPGESSSISPAELEIDAVEATSISSTCSKQDDSLTHYPEDITVGIISSQSPKPAQTLTELETDVVVDASSSSTLTKQTDAFTPHSEEETFVQDSKTQSPAAVDSDATSVTPTSSTISNNPITVIDCPGESAAVSDSTTQPSTKLSADVVSISSNSTSSADVLNHSNGIERQDSYPACSPGPHLPVQDENTPKESLPDSSDNVLTGFPDDDSLSNPEDGCHEVQDLSSDEEVEPIPRLEEPDPRLGDLTSSQSPSHALQEDITGPEVDTPTDVYHELPKDTRQDHLQEENVSDVKNVNSKVTDLREPLRELDSGCIPEQSPTSLVNEDNTCLKMASAEQNEKVVGHGHTHISTGHIPELPFDGDSDVSASDPVKHVERILEDLTEHKTKQKETGDSSETFAAARLVQSENKGINIDDEGHYENQELSLNHRVEGKAEVLEVGLNSKNLTEELRMQGVGEEDIMGIVASQRSRSQNVSDGTKPVVAGIRTPPRRLSSDPEHESIFKALASSLSNSLGKKNNNNRKSPRTQEREPILSAFASDLNYRCHRDAKESDPVKNESKKTENIVSPTTSRHLFKKFDSPKFANAFKSFMETKQKSLGKVVDDMLEDKDLIPEEKTDETKKRRSSRLAGLDLSSERFHHVLPNGDDSHLAGSLKNPDQIKRRTRHSSSDVVESDDSSSKLDVLDVGHRGRKKYPMRTTSSRLLRIADSGDTDNQVFSQEENTIPDQEFLEGQDEKAVIRKYGDGNDGKRRLSSDEILKSPRSNQRKRSYLVSQQDEFVGDQEEKENEAVKGRRERPKKSIDSIWSPEKECGTLNHIEAEEVEGRPMRTRGLSRKSSSRIKEIIAAELEDDDDEQETEIVQKRGRGRPRKYPTPVVQNKNVVQNNRGRGRPRKSEYNAIEQGLSREQSEARKRGRDSSGGDRVSEEGKPGDEAMPKRKRTMLSDQPTEKDEIPDPNECGDDDSKKRTRSELTSTSDEEQQDSEEQLPRLRTRSSAKRLKPGEQPVEGEKEMDSNSGLGTQEREMNSNKESAVTPGTPGDGMEGRHVGASKQDSAVPDEAAVIQGKVALTAEPEQSQEVDFSSESPKKNQHSKKKVRISVKIDPVTGAISDVMTCSDVESTEDDESISNDPPPPKILSIEAKSPQPKLPVQTPWDIFSKSTQGASDLPNNNQKIFCVQTKSNTGTKKMIIGKDVTTNEVIYGNGPRSVRNPTVGPRFRGPNLNRIPGVQHNNTRQARTRGPFSRSSPVVWEGYTLKSSTDAKLVNGPGVSQQISAGLQSSFQQKIQGSVANVAGQPMSMTVQPMSNVMPNAATSVLSSHGMPTSQGFQHLPRTTVVATTIVSTSGSADVLSVITSTAASSTLTSSAQEQYLSILQRSYQGAQMQQASVLSGMMQQSYPQTGLLQNLGMPHRGAVSPEVTPFINQTHPAIMASPTLQTLQTILQQAGVQSSMGQMTPSASSLTPSPPRIIPVSPLVPTSPLDNSISGLITSLSQPFPQQPAVVQLDSYSESSPFHIEHLYARQKPGGASKRRKTPHQVKVWFDSYGNLKNEDDENEDTPNNVHSPSPVKSPLAKSPPVKLQLVKPPSVKSPVRMKNPTNSSRARVKNPTFGVDEPRSSKSAIKMSKKKSKGSDASSSWNSSTNFDPFAGLSGEDAFLAAMPNLGQPDYHDDSPSLLLTLMEQEKRRGPSTTPRRPSNRPHLMFEIRSDDGFETRAETMEEAWGRVVERVGELRTNTRMKHLSFDGVKGMKMLGITHEAIIYLLEQLYGAGNCHNYKFKFHKHEETPEDDEPPVNPHGCARAEVFKRTSTFDIFNFLASHHRNRPIFSEVEQQDESSDIQHKSSRRATSLQDLPMAMRFRHLKQTAKEAVGVYRSSIHGRGLYCRRPIEAGEMVIEYSGTVIRSILTDKREKYYESKGIGCYMFRIDDFDVVDATTHGNAARFINHSCDPNCFSRVIEIGGQKHIIIFASRRIARGEELTYDYKFPIEEVKIPCNCGARKCRKYLN